A region from the Pyramidobacter piscolens W5455 genome encodes:
- a CDS encoding DUF4422 domain-containing protein translates to MRQIKIFVTHSPNRNTKAICHPLFVNVIAGSDFQTERVPDNMLKDNVGDNISSKNKSYCELTTQYWAWKNCTADYYGFCHYRRFFSFNENELPQDDWGVAVYPEVNETMLSELCMDEKSMRRKIEQYDFLIARGIDTQILRAKSVYDHYKEAPQLHIEDVDLLMKIIREKYPELFDTARHFFRAHTFYPCNMFIMKTEFFDRYSTILFDVLAEFEKRADMSHYSREGYRTPGHLGERFAGIFYEYLQKEGTRKLGELQIALVKNPQTEQEIVVNARENDVPAVLAANEKYVPILGTCLKSIADHCSSSRSYKLYIFHTDIQEESQRNLKTFLESDNFSLTFVNVSLHVGKYRLRAKEHVTTETFYRFLILDLLKMYDKVLYLDCDMIIQRDIADLYDLDLGTNLIGAALDPDFTGQCNGANPATRKYCDAVLKLKDCFTYFQAGVLLMNVAELNKSVTVRQLLEMAETGIYKYSDQDILNVVCEGRALYLDMAWNLLSDCDHYRWHHVVKFAPHYILDMYENAREKPYIIHYAGFLKPWMKLGEDFGYEFWKAARETPFYEELLYAALVPHGNTTRPQNFLHMLINRLVPLAKAVLPKGSRLRYFARHLYYRIKNKS, encoded by the coding sequence GTGAGGCAGATTAAAATTTTTGTCACTCATTCCCCTAATCGCAATACAAAAGCTATTTGCCATCCTTTATTTGTAAACGTGATCGCAGGCAGCGACTTCCAAACAGAGCGCGTCCCCGACAATATGTTAAAAGATAACGTCGGAGATAATATTTCCTCGAAGAACAAATCGTACTGCGAACTTACGACGCAGTACTGGGCATGGAAAAACTGCACGGCTGATTACTATGGTTTCTGTCATTACCGGAGGTTTTTTTCGTTCAATGAGAACGAACTGCCTCAGGATGACTGGGGAGTCGCTGTGTATCCTGAAGTGAACGAAACGATGCTGTCCGAGCTCTGCATGGACGAGAAAAGCATGCGCCGCAAGATCGAGCAATATGATTTCTTGATTGCGCGGGGCATCGATACTCAGATTTTACGGGCGAAATCCGTTTACGACCATTATAAAGAAGCCCCGCAGCTCCACATCGAGGACGTTGACCTGCTGATGAAGATCATCCGGGAAAAATACCCCGAGCTTTTCGATACGGCGCGGCATTTTTTTCGCGCGCACACGTTCTATCCGTGCAACATGTTTATTATGAAGACAGAGTTTTTCGACCGATACTCGACGATCCTTTTTGACGTTCTTGCCGAGTTTGAAAAACGCGCTGACATGAGTCACTACTCCCGCGAAGGCTATCGTACCCCGGGGCATCTGGGGGAGCGTTTCGCCGGCATTTTCTACGAATATCTTCAAAAAGAGGGAACGCGGAAACTTGGCGAACTCCAGATCGCTCTGGTCAAAAATCCTCAGACAGAGCAAGAAATCGTAGTAAATGCCAGAGAAAACGATGTTCCCGCCGTCCTTGCGGCCAATGAAAAATATGTCCCCATTCTTGGGACGTGTCTTAAATCCATTGCGGATCACTGTTCCTCTTCCCGAAGCTACAAACTTTACATTTTTCATACCGACATTCAGGAAGAGAGCCAACGCAACCTGAAGACATTTCTTGAAAGCGACAATTTCAGCCTTACGTTTGTCAACGTCAGTCTCCATGTGGGCAAATATCGTCTCAGAGCCAAGGAGCATGTCACGACGGAAACCTTTTACCGCTTTCTGATTCTGGATCTTCTGAAGATGTACGACAAAGTTCTCTATTTGGACTGCGACATGATCATTCAACGGGATATCGCCGATCTTTACGATCTCGACCTGGGGACGAACCTGATCGGAGCGGCTCTTGACCCCGATTTTACGGGGCAGTGCAACGGCGCCAATCCGGCGACGCGGAAATACTGCGACGCCGTCCTGAAGCTCAAAGATTGCTTTACATATTTCCAAGCCGGGGTCCTGTTGATGAACGTGGCGGAACTGAATAAATCCGTCACGGTGCGGCAGCTGCTCGAAATGGCCGAGACGGGCATCTATAAATATTCCGATCAGGATATCCTGAATGTTGTCTGCGAAGGCCGTGCTTTGTATCTCGATATGGCATGGAACCTGCTGAGCGACTGTGACCATTACCGTTGGCATCATGTCGTGAAGTTCGCTCCCCATTACATTCTTGATATGTACGAGAACGCGCGTGAAAAACCGTATATTATCCATTATGCCGGGTTTCTAAAGCCATGGATGAAGCTGGGAGAAGACTTTGGCTATGAGTTCTGGAAAGCGGCGCGAGAGACTCCGTTCTATGAAGAACTTCTCTATGCTGCCTTGGTCCCTCATGGTAACACGA